One window of uncultured Trichococcus sp. genomic DNA carries:
- the accA gene encoding acetyl-CoA carboxylase carboxyl transferase subunit alpha, with the protein MKDVKEIITSARSISRLTATEMIHAICEGFVEFHGDRKFGDDPAIVGGVALLDDMPVTVIGTQKGHDVTENVYRNFGSPHPEGYRKAIRLMKQAEKFNRPIVTFINTSGAFCDVDSEDRGIGEAIAESLLVMSQLTVPFIAIFIGEGGSGGALALAMGNEVWMLENTMYSVLSPEGFASILWKDSSRSDEAAKVMKLTPDDLFALDVIDKIIMETRRKVARKSDDVMLELKRELSAKLKELKQLTPAELVEQRQKRFRNY; encoded by the coding sequence GTGAAAGATGTAAAAGAAATCATCACCTCTGCAAGAAGCATCTCCCGCTTGACGGCGACGGAAATGATCCATGCCATCTGTGAAGGTTTTGTTGAATTCCACGGCGACCGAAAATTCGGTGACGATCCTGCTATCGTCGGTGGCGTCGCATTGCTGGATGACATGCCGGTAACCGTCATCGGAACCCAAAAAGGCCACGATGTGACTGAGAATGTCTACCGGAATTTCGGATCACCGCATCCGGAAGGCTACCGGAAGGCGATCCGCTTGATGAAGCAGGCGGAGAAATTCAATCGTCCGATCGTTACTTTCATCAATACCTCAGGCGCTTTTTGCGACGTTGACTCTGAGGACCGAGGCATCGGTGAAGCAATCGCTGAATCGCTTTTGGTGATGAGTCAACTGACGGTCCCTTTCATCGCCATCTTCATCGGCGAGGGAGGCAGCGGCGGTGCCTTGGCGCTCGCTATGGGCAACGAGGTGTGGATGTTGGAGAATACCATGTATTCTGTCCTGTCCCCTGAAGGTTTCGCATCCATCTTATGGAAAGATTCCTCGCGATCCGATGAAGCGGCCAAAGTAATGAAGTTGACGCCTGATGATCTTTTTGCATTGGACGTCATCGACAAAATCATTATGGAAACCCGCAGGAAAGTGGCCCGTAAATCAGACGATGTCATGCTGGAACTGAAGCGGGAATTAAGTGCCAAGCTGAAAGAGCTGAAGCAATTGACTCCAGCGGAATTGGTCGAGCAACGCCAGAAACGATTCCGGAACTATTGA
- the accD gene encoding acetyl-CoA carboxylase, carboxyltransferase subunit beta, producing the protein MKLFRKRPYIPIAQVPASKADDQKPIVPEGLWEKCPNCQKTIYSKDLGKDKVCPHCAYNFRISAYERISHIVDEGSFDEWNAIMPEENPLAFPGYENKLKIAKEKTGLDEAVVTGAAFINKHKVALCVMDSNFIMASMGKVVGEKLTLAFERATAEKLPIIVFTASGGARMQEGIMSLMQMAKVSVAVSNHSKAGLLYITVLTDPTTGGVTASFAMQGDIILAETGATVGFAGKRVIEQTIKAKLPEGFQTAEKVLENGFIDKIVARKDLKRALQHILLIHAPAEKAGEAQ; encoded by the coding sequence ATGAAATTATTTCGTAAGCGTCCTTACATTCCGATAGCTCAAGTTCCCGCTTCAAAAGCAGACGATCAGAAACCGATCGTTCCTGAAGGCTTATGGGAAAAATGCCCGAATTGTCAAAAAACGATCTACAGCAAGGATTTGGGGAAAGATAAAGTATGCCCGCATTGTGCCTATAATTTCAGGATTTCGGCGTATGAACGCATTTCCCATATCGTTGATGAAGGTTCTTTTGATGAATGGAATGCGATCATGCCCGAAGAAAATCCATTGGCTTTTCCGGGGTATGAGAACAAATTGAAGATTGCTAAAGAAAAAACGGGACTTGACGAGGCGGTTGTAACCGGCGCGGCATTCATCAATAAGCATAAAGTTGCTTTGTGTGTGATGGATTCGAACTTTATCATGGCAAGCATGGGGAAAGTGGTCGGCGAGAAGCTGACGCTTGCGTTTGAACGCGCAACGGCAGAAAAACTCCCGATCATCGTCTTCACTGCTTCAGGCGGCGCCAGAATGCAGGAGGGCATCATGTCCCTGATGCAGATGGCGAAAGTCAGCGTTGCAGTCTCCAATCACAGTAAAGCAGGACTGTTGTACATCACAGTCCTGACCGATCCTACGACTGGGGGCGTAACGGCCAGCTTTGCGATGCAGGGGGATATCATCCTTGCCGAAACTGGGGCGACTGTCGGTTTCGCCGGCAAACGCGTCATCGAGCAGACAATTAAAGCGAAATTGCCAGAAGGCTTCCAGACAGCTGAAAAGGTGCTGGAAAACGGCTTTATCGACAAAATTGTAGCCAGAAAAGATTTGAAAAGGGCATTACAGCATATCCTGCTGATCCATGCTCCTGCAGAAAAGGCGGGTGAAGCGCAGTGA
- a CDS encoding acetyl-CoA carboxylase biotin carboxylase subunit encodes MFTKVLIANRGEIAVRIIRACHELGIQTVAVYSEADREALHTQLATQAICIGPAKASDSYLNMTSILSAAVVTGAQAIHPGFGFLSENSAFATMCEEMNIRFIGPSSTIIDLMGNKANARKTMIAAGVPVTPGSEGYISSYDEAVEQAEKIGYPVILKAAAGGGGKGMRKVYQENGLEAAFSQAKAEAKAAFGDDRMYLEKIITPARHIEVQILGDSFGNVVHLGERDCSLQRNHQKVLEESPSTFISEETRKAMGDVAIRAAKHVGYTNAGTIEFLVDTDQRFYFMEMNTRIQVEHPVTEMATGIDIVKEQLRIASGEPLSFRQDEVVITGHTIECRINAENPALGFRPSSGKIDYLFLPSGGNGLRVESAMYGGYMIPPFYDSMIAKIITKGDDRSEAIAKMRRALQELVIEGVETNQFFQEDILQDPNFISGDYDTEYLQNVFLKTWAPEEEESV; translated from the coding sequence ATGTTTACTAAGGTATTGATCGCAAACAGAGGAGAAATTGCTGTCAGGATCATTCGTGCTTGTCATGAGTTAGGAATCCAAACGGTGGCGGTCTATTCTGAAGCTGACCGGGAAGCATTGCATACACAACTGGCTACCCAGGCTATCTGTATCGGCCCTGCAAAAGCGAGCGATTCCTATTTGAATATGACAAGCATCTTGAGCGCAGCAGTCGTTACAGGAGCTCAAGCCATCCATCCAGGCTTCGGATTCCTTTCGGAAAACAGCGCATTCGCTACAATGTGCGAAGAAATGAATATCCGATTTATCGGACCATCTTCCACCATCATCGACTTGATGGGCAACAAAGCAAATGCCCGGAAAACGATGATAGCAGCAGGTGTGCCTGTCACTCCGGGGAGCGAAGGCTACATCTCTTCTTATGATGAGGCTGTGGAGCAAGCCGAGAAGATCGGTTATCCGGTCATCCTGAAAGCTGCCGCTGGTGGCGGCGGTAAAGGGATGCGGAAAGTCTACCAAGAAAACGGTCTGGAGGCAGCCTTCAGCCAAGCGAAAGCGGAAGCAAAAGCAGCCTTCGGGGACGACCGCATGTATCTTGAAAAGATCATTACGCCGGCCCGTCATATCGAAGTGCAGATTTTAGGGGATTCATTCGGCAATGTCGTCCATCTGGGCGAACGCGATTGCTCCCTTCAGCGCAATCATCAGAAAGTGTTGGAAGAAAGTCCGTCCACATTCATCTCTGAAGAGACACGCAAAGCGATGGGGGACGTCGCCATCCGTGCGGCTAAACATGTCGGCTACACCAATGCTGGCACGATCGAGTTTCTCGTCGATACGGACCAACGTTTCTATTTCATGGAAATGAACACGCGAATCCAAGTGGAGCATCCGGTAACCGAAATGGCGACTGGCATTGATATCGTCAAAGAACAATTGCGCATCGCGAGCGGTGAGCCGTTGTCCTTTAGGCAAGATGAGGTTGTCATCACCGGTCATACGATCGAATGCCGCATCAACGCTGAAAATCCGGCTTTGGGCTTCCGCCCTTCATCCGGGAAAATCGACTACCTGTTCTTGCCTAGCGGCGGGAATGGCCTGCGTGTGGAAAGCGCCATGTACGGCGGATATATGATTCCGCCATTCTATGACTCGATGATCGCCAAAATCATCACAAAAGGCGACGACAGAAGTGAAGCAATCGCCAAAATGAGGCGTGCGCTGCAGGAACTGGTCATCGAGGGAGTCGAAACGAACCAATTCTTCCAGGAAGATATTCTGCAGGATCCTAATTTCATTTCCGGAGATTACGATACGGAATATCTTCAGAATGTGTTCCTGAAAACGTGGGCACCTGAAGAAGAGGAAAGTGTATAA
- the fabZ gene encoding 3-hydroxyacyl-ACP dehydratase FabZ, whose amino-acid sequence MSLLSAQEVMDIIPNRYPIFFIDKVEELTPGEHIVCYKNVTINEPFFQGHFPGEPVMPGVLIVEALAQAGSIPLLTLPDFKGQTAYLGGLNKVKFRQKVVPGDVVRLQVDIVKLKKFAGIGYGQAFVGDKKVCEVEMTFIIGR is encoded by the coding sequence ATGAGTTTATTAAGCGCACAAGAAGTAATGGATATCATCCCAAACCGCTACCCGATTTTCTTCATCGACAAAGTTGAAGAATTGACACCAGGCGAACATATCGTCTGCTACAAAAACGTAACAATCAACGAACCTTTCTTCCAAGGACATTTCCCAGGCGAACCAGTAATGCCAGGCGTATTGATCGTTGAAGCATTGGCTCAAGCGGGTTCTATTCCTTTGTTGACACTACCAGATTTCAAGGGACAAACAGCTTACTTAGGTGGATTGAATAAAGTCAAATTCCGTCAAAAAGTTGTTCCCGGCGATGTTGTTCGCCTTCAAGTTGATATCGTCAAATTGAAAAAATTTGCAGGTATCGGTTATGGACAAGCTTTTGTCGGAGACAAAAAAGTTTGTGAAGTTGAAATGACATTCATCATTGGTAGATAA
- the accB gene encoding acetyl-CoA carboxylase biotin carboxyl carrier protein has translation MNIEDVKSLISLIDESSLTELHYQTGDFQLLLSKNKLVQSNQQSSDSIPAAAPTPAVTAPVQNSKAAVSETAAETEGKIITSPIVGVVYLAPTPDAKPYATKGQTIAKGDVVCLVEAMKLMNEIKSEFDGEIVEVLVENEQIVEYNQPLFRIV, from the coding sequence GTGAATATTGAAGATGTAAAAAGCCTCATTTCCTTGATCGATGAATCAAGCTTGACTGAGTTGCATTATCAGACAGGCGACTTTCAACTATTGTTGTCCAAGAACAAGTTGGTCCAATCGAACCAACAGTCAAGCGACAGCATTCCGGCAGCAGCTCCAACTCCAGCAGTGACTGCTCCGGTCCAAAACAGCAAAGCAGCCGTTTCAGAAACGGCTGCTGAAACAGAAGGAAAAATCATCACTTCTCCGATTGTCGGCGTTGTTTACCTAGCACCGACTCCGGATGCGAAACCGTATGCAACTAAAGGCCAAACCATCGCTAAAGGCGACGTTGTCTGCTTGGTGGAAGCAATGAAACTTATGAATGAAATCAAAAGCGAATTCGATGGGGAAATCGTTGAAGTGTTGGTTGAAAATGAACAAATCGTTGAATACAACCAACCGCTGTTCCGCATCGTCTAA
- the fabF gene encoding beta-ketoacyl-ACP synthase II — MNRVVITGMGAITPLGNTVTEYWDGIKNGKNGITAITKFDASETGISVAGEVKDFDATLYMDRKEYKRMDLFSQYAVAASAQAVEQSGIDMEKIDADRFGVTIGSGVGGFITMESGIIKMHEKGPKRVPPMFVPMAIGNMAAGNTAIKFGAKGPSMDIVTACASATNSIGEAFRSIKHGYADLMLAGGSEATVCEIGIAGFAALTALSTNTDPDRASIPFDKERDGFVMGEGAGILMLENLDHALARGANILAEVVGYGVTCDAYHMTAPSADGSGAGKAMLQAIKEAGITPAQVDYINAHGTSTPANDSGETAAIKYAFGEEAYNVAISSTKSMTGHLLGAAGGIEAVACVKAIQDDFMPPTIGFQVADEGCDLDYIPNVGREKEVTYTLSNSLGFGGHNAVLCFKKWEA; from the coding sequence ATGAATCGCGTTGTTATTACAGGTATGGGTGCTATCACACCTTTAGGAAATACAGTCACTGAATATTGGGACGGCATTAAAAACGGTAAAAACGGTATTACGGCCATCACTAAATTTGATGCAAGCGAAACGGGCATTTCTGTCGCAGGCGAAGTGAAGGACTTCGATGCGACCTTATATATGGACCGTAAAGAATACAAGCGTATGGATCTGTTTTCGCAATATGCGGTAGCAGCCTCAGCTCAAGCCGTGGAACAAAGCGGCATCGACATGGAGAAAATCGATGCGGACCGCTTTGGCGTTACCATCGGCTCTGGTGTCGGCGGATTCATCACGATGGAATCCGGCATCATCAAAATGCATGAAAAAGGACCGAAACGCGTACCGCCTATGTTCGTACCGATGGCAATCGGAAACATGGCGGCAGGTAATACTGCCATCAAATTCGGTGCTAAAGGACCGAGCATGGACATCGTTACTGCTTGTGCTTCCGCGACAAACTCAATCGGAGAAGCATTCCGCAGCATCAAACATGGTTATGCAGATTTGATGCTGGCAGGCGGATCGGAAGCTACAGTCTGCGAAATCGGCATCGCTGGTTTTGCGGCATTGACGGCTTTATCCACAAACACTGATCCGGACCGTGCATCCATTCCTTTCGATAAAGAGAGAGATGGTTTTGTCATGGGTGAAGGTGCGGGCATCTTGATGCTTGAAAATCTTGATCACGCACTGGCACGCGGCGCAAACATCTTGGCTGAAGTTGTCGGATACGGCGTCACCTGTGATGCTTATCATATGACGGCTCCATCCGCTGACGGAAGCGGTGCCGGCAAAGCGATGCTTCAAGCCATCAAAGAAGCGGGTATCACTCCGGCGCAAGTCGATTACATCAACGCGCACGGAACAAGTACGCCTGCAAATGATTCAGGCGAAACGGCTGCGATCAAGTATGCATTCGGCGAAGAAGCATACAACGTTGCTATCTCAAGCACAAAGAGCATGACTGGGCACCTATTGGGTGCTGCCGGCGGTATTGAAGCTGTTGCCTGTGTCAAAGCCATTCAAGACGACTTCATGCCGCCTACAATCGGATTCCAAGTGGCTGATGAAGGTTGCGATTTGGACTACATCCCGAATGTTGGACGTGAAAAAGAAGTCACCTACACATTGAGCAACTCGTTGGGCTTCGGCGGTCATAATGCCGTACTATGTTTCAAAAAATGGGAGGCTTAA
- the fabG gene encoding 3-oxoacyl-[acyl-carrier-protein] reductase: MDLKGKTVIVTGSSRGIGEAIAEAYAKRGANIVLNARKPIAEEKVAHLESYGVTVKTLLGDVSDFQTAKEIVSQAKELFGSVDVLVNNAGITRDKLIMRMDEEDFDATYQVNLKGTFNMIRHALPLMLKQRAGSIINISSVVGETGNTGQANYAASKAGIIGLTKSVAREAATRGITCNAIAPGFIETEMTDVLSEKIQEQMLTQIPLKRFGKAEEVANTAVFLSENTYITGQTISVNGGMYM; the protein is encoded by the coding sequence TTGGATTTAAAAGGAAAGACGGTCATCGTCACTGGTAGTTCAAGAGGAATCGGGGAAGCCATCGCTGAAGCTTATGCGAAACGTGGAGCCAATATCGTTCTGAATGCACGCAAACCGATTGCTGAAGAAAAAGTTGCGCATCTGGAATCCTACGGCGTAACAGTCAAAACACTCTTAGGTGATGTCAGCGATTTTCAGACTGCCAAAGAAATTGTCAGCCAAGCCAAAGAACTGTTCGGTTCTGTTGATGTTTTGGTCAACAATGCAGGAATCACCCGCGACAAATTGATCATGCGCATGGATGAAGAGGACTTTGATGCCACTTATCAAGTGAATCTGAAGGGTACCTTCAACATGATCCGTCACGCTTTGCCGCTGATGCTGAAGCAAAGAGCCGGAAGCATCATCAATATTTCAAGCGTCGTCGGTGAAACAGGAAATACAGGGCAGGCCAACTACGCTGCCAGCAAAGCCGGCATCATCGGATTGACGAAATCTGTCGCCCGTGAAGCTGCAACAAGAGGCATTACTTGTAATGCCATTGCGCCAGGGTTCATCGAAACGGAAATGACGGATGTTCTTTCAGAAAAGATTCAGGAACAGATGTTGACGCAAATCCCATTGAAACGATTTGGAAAAGCCGAAGAAGTGGCAAACACTGCCGTCTTCTTGAGTGAGAATACTTACATTACAGGCCAAACCATCAGTGTCAATGGCGGCATGTACATGTAA
- the fabD gene encoding ACP S-malonyltransferase has translation MATAFVYSGQGAQYFGMGQELYNEYTVVRTVFDEASATLGYDVAELCFQENDKLHLTEYTQPAILTVSYALDQLLAEKGIQPDFVAGLSLGEYTALVKANAFSFNEAISLVAKRGKYMSEAVPAGRGKMAAVMNAERSVIEESCREASETAYVAPANYNMPTQIVIGGEIEGVNKAIEILESKGVKRIIPLNVSGPFHTALLHPAAEKLEVALAEVTVDEPKIPVVGNTEATIVARDAIKGLLVRQIESPVLWEDSVRKLVELGVDTFVEVGPGTTLSKFIKKINKEVAVYNVEDLKSLNKTLEALQK, from the coding sequence ATGGCAACAGCTTTTGTCTATAGTGGTCAAGGTGCACAATATTTCGGTATGGGTCAAGAACTTTATAACGAGTATACTGTTGTGCGCACTGTTTTTGATGAAGCCTCAGCAACACTTGGTTACGATGTTGCAGAGCTATGTTTCCAAGAGAATGACAAGCTTCATTTAACTGAATATACACAACCAGCAATCTTAACGGTTAGCTACGCCCTTGATCAATTACTAGCTGAAAAGGGAATTCAGCCAGATTTTGTTGCAGGATTGAGCCTCGGAGAATATACAGCACTGGTGAAAGCCAATGCTTTTTCTTTTAATGAGGCTATTTCGCTCGTAGCGAAACGCGGGAAGTACATGAGCGAGGCAGTGCCTGCAGGCCGTGGGAAAATGGCTGCCGTCATGAATGCGGAACGCTCTGTCATAGAAGAATCTTGCCGGGAAGCAAGCGAGACGGCTTATGTCGCGCCTGCCAACTACAATATGCCGACGCAGATCGTCATCGGCGGAGAAATCGAAGGCGTCAATAAAGCCATCGAAATTCTTGAGTCGAAAGGCGTGAAACGCATCATCCCATTGAACGTCAGCGGCCCTTTCCATACGGCCCTGTTGCATCCTGCAGCGGAAAAGTTGGAAGTGGCTTTGGCTGAGGTGACTGTCGATGAACCGAAGATACCTGTCGTAGGCAATACCGAAGCGACAATCGTGGCAAGAGACGCCATCAAGGGTCTGTTGGTGCGCCAGATCGAATCGCCGGTATTATGGGAAGACAGCGTCCGTAAACTGGTTGAATTGGGTGTGGACACCTTCGTGGAAGTCGGCCCTGGCACGACTTTAAGCAAATTCATCAAAAAAATCAATAAAGAGGTCGCTGTGTACAACGTAGAGGATTTGAAATCCCTCAACAAGACCCTAGAAGCGTTACAAAAATAA
- the fabK gene encoding enoyl-[acyl-carrier-protein] reductase FabK — protein sequence MKSELCELLGIQYPIIQGAMAWVADADLASAVSNAGGLGLIGTGHDSVDVANEKISKMKALTDKPFGVNIMLLNPHVDAIVEAVIAAGVKVVTTGAGSPARYMNQFKEAGITVIPVVASVALARRMEKDGAHAVVVEGMESGGHIGKTTTLALVPQVVDAVSIPVIAAGGIGDGRGMAAAFMLGASAVQVGTRFVVAKESNAHQNFKNAILRAKDIDTVITGQITGHPVRVLRNKLTREYLQVEKEETSKENPDLAKLEEMGKGALRRATVDGDKDYGSMMAGQIAGLISKEQTCHDIIQEYMTECKEVILAQAKLWAE from the coding sequence ATGAAATCAGAATTATGTGAATTATTAGGTATTCAATATCCCATCATTCAAGGGGCAATGGCGTGGGTAGCGGATGCTGATTTGGCAAGTGCCGTTTCCAATGCTGGTGGTTTGGGTCTTATCGGGACTGGACATGATAGCGTGGATGTAGCGAATGAAAAAATTTCGAAAATGAAAGCATTGACGGATAAGCCTTTTGGTGTAAACATCATGCTTTTGAATCCGCATGTCGATGCTATTGTTGAAGCAGTGATCGCTGCCGGCGTTAAGGTTGTCACAACCGGCGCCGGAAGTCCAGCCCGTTATATGAACCAATTCAAAGAAGCAGGCATCACCGTTATTCCGGTTGTGGCTTCCGTAGCTTTAGCGAGAAGAATGGAGAAAGACGGCGCACACGCTGTCGTCGTCGAAGGCATGGAATCCGGTGGACACATCGGAAAAACAACGACACTTGCCTTGGTTCCTCAGGTTGTCGATGCCGTTTCCATTCCAGTCATCGCTGCCGGCGGTATCGGCGATGGACGCGGGATGGCAGCTGCTTTCATGTTGGGCGCATCTGCTGTTCAAGTGGGTACCCGTTTTGTAGTCGCCAAAGAATCCAATGCACATCAAAATTTCAAGAATGCCATCCTTAGGGCGAAAGACATCGATACAGTCATTACCGGTCAGATTACCGGACATCCTGTTCGTGTGTTGCGCAATAAGTTGACCAGAGAATATCTGCAAGTCGAAAAAGAAGAGACAAGCAAGGAAAATCCGGACTTGGCAAAACTTGAAGAAATGGGCAAAGGCGCTCTGAGAAGAGCGACTGTCGATGGTGATAAAGACTACGGTTCGATGATGGCCGGACAAATTGCCGGTTTGATTTCGAAGGAACAAACGTGTCATGATATCATACAAGAGTATATGACGGAATGCAAAGAAGTTATCTTAGCCCAAGCGAAACTTTGGGCTGAGTAA
- a CDS encoding acyl carrier protein: MTFEKIQAIIVDQLDKEVEEVQLATNFREDLDADSLDLFQIINDIEDEFDIKIESDEGINTVEDLVKYVDAQLAE, encoded by the coding sequence ATGACATTCGAAAAAATTCAAGCTATTATCGTGGACCAATTGGACAAAGAAGTAGAAGAAGTACAATTAGCAACTAACTTCAGAGAAGACTTGGATGCAGACAGCTTAGACTTGTTCCAAATCATCAACGACATCGAAGACGAATTCGATATCAAAATCGAATCAGACGAAGGTATCAACACTGTTGAAGATTTAGTTAAATACGTTGACGCTCAATTAGCAGAATAA
- a CDS encoding beta-ketoacyl-ACP synthase III encodes MKLGSKISATGHYLPEQTISNDDLSKIMDTSDEWISKRTGIRSRHISKDENTSDLSSKAALRILQNGKITADQLDFIIVATMTPDALSPSTACLVQEKIGAVNAFCFDINAACSGFVYALSTGLHMMQSGLYQHGMIIGAETMSKVVNWEDRSTAVLFGDGAGGVLLERTEDDCFVAEAIHSDGGRHMALVANTMKVKNPYGDSSQEEQAFLTMDGRAIFDFAIRSVPSVIREVMEKGNLSDGDLKKILAHQANVRLLEAISKKVKMPFSLFATNIAETGNTSAASIPILLDQLVQTKEIQLGTKDKVLMTGFGGGLTWGAIVVSLN; translated from the coding sequence ATGAAATTGGGTTCAAAGATAAGCGCAACAGGTCACTACCTTCCTGAACAGACCATCTCAAACGATGATCTGTCTAAAATCATGGACACAAGTGATGAGTGGATCAGCAAAAGGACAGGCATCCGCAGCCGACACATTTCGAAGGATGAAAATACTTCCGATCTGTCAAGCAAAGCGGCCCTCAGAATTTTGCAAAACGGTAAGATCACTGCAGACCAACTGGACTTCATCATAGTAGCAACAATGACTCCGGATGCTCTCAGCCCATCGACTGCTTGCTTAGTGCAAGAAAAGATAGGTGCAGTAAATGCTTTCTGTTTCGATATCAATGCAGCTTGTTCCGGCTTTGTTTACGCATTGTCCACCGGCCTCCATATGATGCAGAGCGGTCTCTATCAACATGGCATGATCATCGGTGCTGAGACAATGTCAAAAGTCGTCAACTGGGAAGACCGTTCTACAGCTGTTCTGTTTGGGGATGGCGCAGGCGGCGTATTGTTGGAACGAACGGAAGACGATTGCTTCGTTGCAGAAGCGATCCATTCTGATGGTGGACGCCATATGGCATTAGTGGCGAACACAATGAAAGTAAAAAATCCGTATGGAGACTCCTCTCAGGAGGAACAGGCTTTCCTTACGATGGATGGCAGAGCCATCTTTGATTTTGCAATCCGCAGTGTGCCAAGCGTCATACGCGAAGTGATGGAGAAAGGAAATCTTTCTGACGGCGATCTGAAGAAGATTTTAGCTCATCAAGCAAATGTACGCTTATTGGAGGCGATCAGCAAAAAAGTGAAAATGCCATTTTCATTGTTTGCCACAAACATTGCGGAAACGGGCAACACCTCAGCAGCAAGCATTCCGATATTGTTGGATCAGCTTGTTCAAACCAAGGAAATTCAACTCGGCACCAAAGATAAGGTGCTGATGACAGGATTTGGTGGCGGCCTCACTTGGGGAGCCATCGTAGTATCATTAAACTAA
- a CDS encoding MarR family winged helix-turn-helix transcriptional regulator yields MDHSIDKINSYLVAVFNEVLDIEEGALRVSTFSDLSIKEMHTVEAIGMYQEHTTSEVAKKLNITAGTLTVAINALVKKGYVERIRMQKDRRVVKLGLTKKGRLLYRLHDKFHREMVKNTIRDMEDQEVKVLLKGLNNLHGFLFGLVQNIKEQG; encoded by the coding sequence TTGGATCATTCCATAGATAAAATTAACTCATACCTCGTAGCTGTCTTCAATGAAGTGCTGGATATCGAAGAGGGGGCATTGCGTGTCAGTACCTTTTCTGATCTATCCATAAAGGAGATGCATACAGTCGAGGCGATCGGCATGTATCAGGAACACACAACTTCTGAAGTAGCGAAAAAATTGAACATAACTGCGGGAACTTTGACGGTGGCCATAAACGCTCTGGTAAAAAAAGGGTATGTTGAACGCATTCGGATGCAGAAAGACCGCAGAGTCGTAAAACTAGGATTAACCAAAAAAGGACGCTTACTGTATCGTCTTCATGATAAGTTCCATAGAGAGATGGTAAAAAATACCATTCGCGATATGGAAGATCAGGAAGTGAAAGTTTTGCTGAAAGGCCTAAACAATCTTCACGGTTTCTTATTTGGGTTAGTTCAAAATATCAAGGAACAGGGTTGA
- a CDS encoding DUF2187 domain-containing protein translates to MEMVRNITNETKTMIESELRKGTSNSRIANLLGVSYEQALEVVDAIKESIRPEIGDEIKFTFRKQEMVGVIRKLLTNSAVVEIYWDLSSGTMKDICEDKTIVNFKDIEEFVKVD, encoded by the coding sequence ATGGAAATGGTACGAAATATTACTAACGAAACAAAAACCATGATTGAGAGCGAATTACGTAAAGGTACGAGCAACTCACGTATTGCGAATCTGCTTGGCGTGTCGTATGAGCAGGCTTTGGAGGTCGTCGATGCCATCAAGGAATCTATACGGCCTGAGATCGGTGATGAAATAAAATTTACATTCCGCAAGCAAGAAATGGTAGGGGTAATCCGGAAATTATTGACAAATAGCGCCGTCGTAGAAATTTATTGGGATTTATCCTCCGGCACAATGAAAGACATCTGCGAGGATAAAACGATTGTGAATTTCAAAGACATTGAAGAATTTGTTAAAGTTGACTAA